The window ATCAATTGAAAATAACAATAAAATTACAAAAGAGATAACAGAATTTAATTCTAAAGTATGGAATGAAAAAAAGGCACAAAATCTATCGTTAAAAGATTCAATTAAAATAACAATTCCAGAAAGTTTAGAACATTTTAAAAAAGATTTAAAATCTATGCATAATTTAGATGATAGTTAAATCCAAATTATATGTGCATAATTCCATTTGTAATTAGATATTGAATTCCAGATACAAACTCGGTATCTTCTATCAATCCATCTGCCCACCAACCAGCAGTATTTTTTATCCAGTTTGGAATACCCTCAGTAGAAGATACTCCTGAGGAAGTAGGTGGGATTGTCATTATTTCTTCTTTTATCAAATATTGAATTGCAGATACAAACTCGGTATCTTTTATTTGATCATTTGACCACCAGCTAGCAGTATTTTTTATCCAGTCTGGAATTTTTACATCAATTTGCAGAATAAATGGGTTAGATACATTTGTTCCAATGATTTCAATTGTAGAATCTCCTTTAAAATATGGAATCATCAAGGTTCTAGAATTTGTATTAGACTCTGATTCAACATATTCAGTTTCAAATCCATCTACTAAAACAAAAAACATGTCATCAGTTAATTCAAATTTTGCATCCAAAAGATCTCTAGGAATTGTAATTTTTACAACGCCATCAGCGCTAGTATTCATTGTCACAAGTAATTCAAAGAAATCAGGGTCTAGGAAAATAGATTCAACCTTACCATTACTGATATCATATTTTACATTATGAGAATCAACAGAGATCATACCGGTATCTGCAAAAGAGTAATTATCAAATTGATAAATTAAAAAAATTGAAAATAAGATAAAGACCACAAAAAGAAAACTATTGTTTCTAATCATTTGTCATCAGAAGAAATATTTTCCAAAGTAGGTGTTATTTTGTTTAGAGTTGCAGTACCATTAAGAAACCATAAACCGGAAATTTTACTTTGTGGTTCAAGAATTGAGACCTTTGATTGCTCGATTTCATTAATCGGGGTATCAGAATTTAGAAAAATTTTCAGGGTGGTATGAACTTCTTCTAATGCATTATCTTCTAAAAACGCTAGAATTACTAAAGAATCTTTGATTTCAGTTGTACCAGAAGAAACAGATCTAGCTTTACCAAATCCGCAATTAAAAATAATTTTATCAATAGTGATTTGACATTCATTTAATTCTAATTTAAGATCAGTTGAACTTTTATCATATGTAGTAAAAGTCATTTTTCCAATTAATGAGGATATTTTCGAATTATCATTTATCAAAGAGGCATCTACAGAATCAAATACAAGTTCATAAGTTTCAGAATAATTATCAGATGTAATTTTCTCTCCCATATAGTCCCCATCATTTATGCTATCAAGGATATTTCTAGTCCTTAGATCTAATTTCTCAGCCTTTGCTGCAAGTTTGAGTTGAATTTCTTCTGAGCTCTTAGTTAGTTTTTCTTCAATTATTTTAGACTTTTGAGAAAGTTTATCATCAGAAATATTTTTTTCCATTTTAGCTTGTAATTTGGCCTTAATTTCTTTTAATTTTTCTTGATATTCATTTAATTTTTTTAGTTGTTTTTCCTCAAAATTTTCTCTGTGAATTTCAAGTTCAGNNNNNNNNNNNNNNNNNNNNNNNNNNNNNNNNNNNNNNNNNNNNNNNNNNNNNNNNNNNNNNNNNNNNNNNNNNNNNNNNNNNNNNNNNNNNNNNNNNNNNNNNNNNNNNNNNNNNNNNNNNNNNNNNNNNNNNNNNNNNNNNNNNNNNNNNNNNNNNNNNNNNNNNNNNNNNNNNNNNNNNNNNNNNNNNNNNNNNNNNNNNNNNNNNNNNNNNNNNNNNNNNNNNNNNNNNNNNNNNNNNNNNNNNNNNNNNNNNNNNNNNNNNNNNNNNNNNNNNNNNNNNNNNNNNNNNNNNNNNNNNNNNNNNNNNNNNNNNNNNNNNNNNNNNNNNNNNNNNNNNNNNNNNNNNNNNNNNNNNNNNNNNNNNNNNNNNNNNNNNNNNNNNNNNNNNNNNNNNNNNNNNNNNNNNNNNNNNNNNNNNNNNNNNNNNNNNNNNNNNNNNNNNNNNNNNNNNNNNNNNNNNNNNNNNCAGTATTATCAGAATCATCATCATTTAGATTTTGAGCAAATGCGTTATCGATGATAAATAATCCAGATACACCACTAATCAAAATGGCCATTAAAATACTCGCAAAAAGAAAATTTGTCTTCATTTAAAAAAATTTTAAATCATTATTAAAAAGTATTACGTATAACTCATCATAGTTGTTTAGTTTTTTGATTTTTTAATCAAATTTATAAAATATTTGTGTAATGAGACATCTTTGGTTAATTCAGGATGAAATGACACACCTAACATATTACCTTTTTTGACAGCAATTATTTTTTCATTGAATTTTGCTAAAACATCAACTCCAGGGCCAACATCAGAAACAGATGGAGCTCTAATGAAGACTCCATTAAATTTTGGAATATCAATAGGATTCATAGAAATATTTGCTTCAAATGACTCTTTTTGACGTCCAAACGAGTTTCTTTCTAGTTTAATGTCCAATAAATCTAAGAGAGGTTGATCTGTTTTTCCAACAACTCTATCATCAGCTGTTTTTGAAAGCATGATCATGCCTGCACATATTCCAAAAACGGGCATTCCT is drawn from Candidatus Nitrosarchaeum limnium SFB1 and contains these coding sequences:
- a CDS encoding SNO glutamine amidotransferase, whose amino-acid sequence is MSITVGILAIQGDVQENILSTETALKELGVEGKVVSVKTTEDISKLDGLIIPGGESTTIGQLSLVNSSLKLMKEKIEKGMPVFGICAGMIMLSKTADDRVVGKTDQPLLDLLDIKLERNSFGRQKESFEANISMNPIDIPKFNGVFIRAPSVSDVGPGVDVLAKFNEKIIAVKKGNMLGVSFHPELTKDVSLHKYFINLIKKSKN